The Candidatus Nanohalovita haloferacivicina genome has a window encoding:
- a CDS encoding Gfo/Idh/MocA family oxidoreductase, with protein METVKVYQIGVGSFGRYGFEKFVDMHNHLQEVDVELAGVCDKDFERLENAESFAEANDVEVETFRDTDEMYDHAAQQDERVLVYDASNSATHATHIYGSLQRNFFHIAERPPSLSREQHIQEKKLAEDQDVMWKVDFIERESPVVQKALELVEGKRIDSLKAFRESTAGVQKSLNPAKFSGVEGGDILDKMINEVYFLDLLEASGNESMLEVDDVKSFFMPKGVDSDSMMSLKGSKTREIDEAATARTHARVSAGDTDVELYSSWLGICNNAREVEKEHGLGLFNEDYRKVDETAFSDEECRFFVVEGEVSLIGDLLHGRLYNIDEGEEIDVPDLLHDQLYRVLKKSVLNAAGERSDPVSERETEEFMELLFDIRDEAVEGAGDYFDELDESQSIMRQKVVEDKKILDAEKSSTIAG; from the coding sequence GTGGAAACTGTAAAAGTGTATCAGATCGGTGTCGGCAGCTTTGGAAGGTACGGTTTTGAGAAGTTTGTTGATATGCATAACCACCTTCAGGAAGTTGATGTTGAGCTGGCCGGCGTCTGCGATAAAGATTTTGAGAGACTTGAGAACGCTGAGAGTTTCGCCGAGGCCAACGATGTAGAGGTTGAGACCTTTCGCGACACCGATGAAATGTATGATCATGCCGCTCAGCAGGACGAACGTGTTCTTGTGTATGATGCAAGCAACTCGGCTACTCACGCCACTCATATCTATGGATCACTGCAGAGAAACTTTTTCCATATAGCGGAGAGGCCTCCTTCTCTCAGTAGAGAGCAGCATATTCAGGAGAAGAAGCTTGCAGAGGACCAAGATGTAATGTGGAAAGTTGACTTTATTGAGAGAGAATCTCCTGTAGTGCAGAAGGCCCTTGAACTTGTTGAGGGCAAGAGGATTGATTCTCTGAAGGCCTTCCGTGAGAGCACGGCCGGTGTCCAGAAGTCTTTGAATCCTGCGAAGTTTTCCGGTGTTGAAGGTGGAGATATACTTGATAAGATGATTAACGAGGTCTACTTTCTGGATCTTCTTGAGGCCTCTGGCAATGAGTCCATGCTTGAAGTTGATGATGTGAAGTCTTTCTTTATGCCGAAAGGTGTTGATTCAGATAGCATGATGAGTTTGAAAGGTAGCAAGACTCGAGAGATTGATGAGGCCGCTACTGCCAGGACTCACGCACGTGTTTCAGCCGGTGATACTGATGTTGAGCTTTATTCAAGCTGGCTGGGCATATGTAATAATGCTAGAGAAGTTGAGAAGGAGCATGGCCTTGGCTTATTTAATGAGGATTATCGGAAGGTTGATGAGACTGCTTTTTCGGATGAGGAGTGTCGTTTCTTTGTTGTTGAAGGCGAGGTCAGTCTTATCGGCGACCTTCTGCACGGCCGTCTCTATAATATTGATGAAGGCGAGGAGATTGATGTACCCGATCTCCTGCATGATCAGCTTTACCGTGTTCTGAAGAAATCTGTTCTGAATGCTGCGGGCGAGAGATCTGATCCTGTGTCGGAAAGAGAGACTGAGGAGTTCATGGAGCTGTTGTTTGATATCAGGGATGAAGCTGTTGAAGGCGCGGGAGATTACTTTGATGAGCTGGATGAGTCCCAGAGTATTATGCGTCAGAAAGTGGTTGAAGATAAAAAAATTCTTGACGCAGAGAAAAGTAGCACCATCGCCGGTTGA
- a CDS encoding sugar phosphate nucleotidyltransferase, with product MKAVIPCAKKKEGMFPLSETKPTALMPVRGEPLVKHLIRSLEEIGVDDIYLVTNHLEEQFETMFEEYTNINIVHQEELGGTADAVKACDFIEEDFFVVNGDVLISEEDLQNLKDKHDESGGKASILAAHENKPEKFGVLSIRHDQVSRISEKPDEADNSLVNSGIYILDNDIFDVIEGLDTGALTDAVSEIAEDGDAYFEMIENYWIDIGGPRKLQEADRVKRDEISETDIHQDADVSQEAYITGDSIVAKGAEVKEGAIVEGNCFIGENAVIGPNTVVRDSSIGSGCQVRHADVDRSVMFEENIVDPFVSIEGCIIGEEGDFKQGSVIRESFIGARSFVDMNNSIRGVKFVPDARTDLSEISK from the coding sequence ATGAAAGCTGTAATTCCCTGTGCAAAAAAGAAGGAAGGAATGTTCCCGCTCTCTGAAACAAAGCCAACAGCACTTATGCCTGTAAGAGGAGAGCCACTTGTAAAACATCTTATTAGAAGTCTTGAGGAGATTGGAGTTGACGACATCTATCTTGTAACCAATCATCTAGAAGAGCAGTTCGAGACGATGTTCGAAGAATACACCAATATTAACATTGTACACCAAGAAGAGCTGGGCGGTACAGCTGATGCAGTGAAGGCCTGCGACTTTATCGAGGAAGACTTTTTCGTTGTTAACGGCGATGTGCTTATTTCTGAGGAGGATCTTCAGAATCTGAAAGATAAGCATGATGAAAGCGGCGGGAAGGCCTCTATTCTTGCAGCTCATGAGAACAAGCCGGAGAAGTTCGGGGTTCTCAGCATTCGACATGATCAGGTCAGCAGGATAAGTGAGAAACCTGATGAGGCCGATAACAGCTTGGTTAACTCCGGAATCTATATTCTTGACAATGATATTTTCGATGTTATTGAAGGTCTTGACACAGGTGCTCTGACAGATGCAGTCTCCGAGATTGCTGAGGATGGCGATGCCTACTTTGAGATGATTGAGAACTACTGGATTGATATTGGAGGGCCTAGAAAGCTTCAGGAAGCTGACCGCGTCAAGAGAGATGAGATCAGCGAGACGGATATTCATCAGGACGCTGATGTCAGTCAGGAAGCCTATATCACCGGCGATTCTATTGTTGCGAAAGGCGCAGAGGTTAAGGAAGGCGCGATAGTTGAAGGCAACTGCTTTATCGGTGAGAACGCTGTTATCGGGCCTAACACCGTTGTCAGAGATTCTTCTATTGGTTCTGGCTGTCAGGTTCGGCATGCTGATGTTGATAGAAGTGTGATGTTTGAGGAGAATATTGTGGATCCTTTTGTCTCGATTGAGGGCTGTATCATCGGTGAGGAAGGAGATTTCAAGCAGGGCTCGGTTATCAGAGAGTCGTTTATCGGGGCCAGAAGCTTTGTTGACATGAATAACTCGATTCGTGGCGTGAAGTTTGTGCCTGATGCGAGAACCGATCTCTCGGAGATCAGCAAGTAG
- the glmU gene encoding bifunctional sugar-1-phosphate nucleotidylyltransferase/acetyltransferase codes for MKAVILAAGEGTRMRPLTEDTPKPLLPVAGKPIIQHNINLIKDFVDEIIVVAGYEIGQIEDFFENTPVKIVEQREAQGTAHAALQAREYIDDRTLIMNGDDIYGSSIRQIKEHDTAFAAARSKNPENFGVLETIDGEVKSIVEKPDEPPSNLVNIGCYLVKPRFFELLENVEVSQRGEYEITDALSMYIAEEDVKLIETEEWLPCSYPWQMIEANQKLMQNLNHRVEGEVHETAVVKGDVVIEKGATVKEHSVIEGPAIIRSGAEVGPDAYIRGGTVLHSNVEVGKAEIKNSVLREESAVPHFSYVGDSYLGKNVNIGAGAKTANLRNDDATVRMAVKGELMDTGLRKMGAVIGSEAKIGVNTSIKPGRKIGFDASVDSAEKVGKNVPSGRTWKDGDIV; via the coding sequence GTGAAGGCAGTAATACTTGCAGCTGGCGAAGGCACGCGAATGAGGCCTTTGACCGAAGACACTCCAAAACCTCTTCTACCTGTAGCCGGGAAACCAATTATTCAGCACAATATTAACTTGATCAAGGACTTTGTCGACGAGATAATAGTTGTTGCCGGCTATGAAATAGGCCAGATAGAGGATTTCTTTGAAAACACTCCTGTGAAGATTGTTGAGCAGAGAGAGGCCCAGGGTACTGCCCATGCAGCTCTTCAGGCCCGCGAATATATTGACGACCGGACTCTGATTATGAATGGCGACGATATCTACGGAAGCTCTATTAGACAGATTAAGGAGCATGATACTGCTTTTGCTGCTGCAAGATCGAAGAATCCTGAGAACTTCGGGGTTCTTGAGACTATTGATGGAGAGGTAAAATCCATCGTTGAGAAACCTGATGAGCCGCCGTCCAATCTTGTGAATATCGGATGCTATCTTGTCAAGCCGCGGTTTTTCGAGCTACTTGAGAACGTCGAGGTTTCTCAGAGAGGAGAATACGAGATAACAGATGCACTGAGCATGTATATCGCTGAGGAAGACGTAAAGTTAATTGAAACAGAGGAATGGCTTCCCTGCAGCTATCCGTGGCAGATGATAGAGGCCAATCAGAAATTGATGCAGAACTTGAACCACAGAGTTGAAGGAGAAGTACATGAGACCGCAGTTGTCAAAGGAGACGTAGTTATAGAGAAGGGCGCTACCGTGAAGGAGCATTCAGTGATCGAAGGCCCTGCAATAATCAGATCAGGAGCTGAAGTAGGGCCTGATGCATACATTCGTGGAGGAACAGTTCTTCACAGCAATGTTGAGGTTGGAAAGGCCGAGATCAAAAACTCTGTACTTAGAGAAGAGTCAGCAGTCCCTCATTTCAGCTATGTCGGCGACTCCTACCTTGGAAAGAACGTGAATATCGGGGCTGGCGCAAAAACCGCTAACCTGCGTAACGACGATGCAACAGTTAGAATGGCTGTTAAAGGAGAGTTAATGGATACAGGCCTGAGAAAGATGGGTGCTGTAATTGGTTCGGAGGCCAAGATCGGCGTTAATACCTCTATTAAGCCAGGTCGGAAGATTGGTTTCGATGCATCTGTTGACAGCGCTGAAAAAGTCGGTAAAAATGTTCCAAGCGGCAGAACCTGGAAAGACGGCGATATTGTATGA
- a CDS encoding DUF1931 domain-containing protein, translated as MVDVLKKSGVRDAADGVNVGSDFYDALDEEVKDLIARAVERADENGRKTVKARDV; from the coding sequence GTGGTAGACGTACTAAAGAAGTCCGGAGTACGTGACGCTGCAGATGGCGTCAACGTAGGATCTGACTTCTACGACGCTCTAGACGAAGAGGTAAAGGACCTAATCGCAAGAGCTGTAGAAAGAGCAGACGAAAACGGACGTAAAACTGTCAAAGCAAGAGACGTATAA
- a CDS encoding ArsR/SmtB family transcription factor, which produces MELDFKTVKALSSPTRIKILSRVLEKEYTPTDLSNDIGKSKSTISSHLETLVGSGLVEKDSEEGRKRVVYHPTDKARAIVNEKEKKVKFSIVSSTVTGLVGLGFVGSTLIERPQKGSLQNYAADQGASIMMEGARNAPKATEAASSNPEQVFFFLGLGFLTISISAILYGLLMRALE; this is translated from the coding sequence ATGGAATTAGACTTCAAAACCGTGAAGGCCTTGAGCTCTCCGACAAGGATCAAGATTTTAAGCCGTGTACTGGAGAAAGAATACACTCCTACAGACCTGAGTAATGATATCGGGAAAAGTAAGTCAACGATTTCATCCCATCTTGAAACTCTGGTAGGTTCAGGACTTGTAGAGAAGGACTCCGAGGAAGGCAGGAAGAGAGTAGTTTATCATCCAACGGATAAGGCCCGTGCAATTGTCAATGAGAAGGAGAAAAAGGTCAAGTTCTCCATAGTTTCCTCAACAGTTACAGGCCTTGTAGGGCTCGGATTTGTAGGCTCCACGTTGATTGAGAGGCCTCAGAAAGGTTCTCTTCAGAACTACGCGGCTGATCAGGGAGCCAGTATAATGATGGAAGGCGCCAGAAATGCTCCAAAGGCCACTGAAGCTGCTTCAAGTAATCCTGAACAGGTTTTCTTCTTCCTGGGTCTTGGCTTCCTGACAATATCTATCTCGGCGATTCTTTATGGCCTGTTAATGAGAGCTCTGGAATAA
- a CDS encoding carbonic anhydrase, which translates to MKQELIDLLESNLDHAEKFNEKFDELQDSQEPDFVTVCCSDSRVLQDHMWGNKHPGHVFTCSNIGNRVTQKTSKGEKISGDVLYPLEHTGTQTVIVVGHTGCGAVTATYRELTEGLEEPEGITHCIELLKQRLEDGLEKLPDGLEDSEAVNRLVEYNVDQQINQLLQSEDIPEKTDVIGVVYDFQDVYSDTRGKVHLINVNGENNPEEIREKHSEAEARVNRLWTP; encoded by the coding sequence ATGAAACAGGAATTAATTGATCTACTTGAATCAAACTTGGATCACGCAGAAAAATTCAACGAAAAATTCGACGAACTGCAGGACAGCCAGGAGCCTGATTTTGTTACAGTATGCTGTTCCGACTCCAGAGTCCTGCAGGACCACATGTGGGGTAACAAACACCCGGGCCACGTATTCACATGCAGCAACATCGGAAACAGAGTAACACAGAAAACCAGCAAAGGAGAAAAAATCTCGGGCGACGTACTCTACCCCTTAGAACACACAGGAACCCAGACAGTAATCGTGGTAGGCCACACAGGATGCGGAGCAGTCACCGCAACATACAGAGAACTAACAGAAGGCCTCGAAGAACCTGAAGGAATAACACACTGCATAGAACTCCTTAAACAGAGGCTGGAAGACGGCCTTGAAAAACTTCCTGACGGCCTGGAAGACTCTGAAGCAGTCAACAGGCTTGTAGAGTACAACGTAGACCAGCAGATCAACCAGCTTCTTCAATCAGAAGATATTCCCGAGAAAACTGATGTAATAGGAGTGGTCTACGACTTCCAGGACGTATACTCCGATACGCGTGGGAAAGTCCATCTAATCAACGTCAACGGAGAAAATAATCCAGAAGAAATCAGGGAAAAACATTCGGAGGCAGAGGCCCGCGTCAACAGACTCTGGACACCCTGA
- a CDS encoding multiprotein bridging factor aMBF1, protein MATCQLCGEETDSTTKTKIEGAVLQVCDSCAEMGEKVKTKSKKKKRKKKKKSRRRRKRNEEVLINDYGKKVKEARESKQLSIMELADDLNEKESLLKKIEQQELKPEKSLAQKLEKKFNLELYTIPEAWDQETDSGDSRSATLGDVAEVKED, encoded by the coding sequence ATGGCTACATGTCAACTTTGCGGAGAAGAAACCGATTCAACCACCAAGACCAAAATCGAAGGAGCAGTTCTGCAGGTATGTGACTCCTGCGCTGAAATGGGCGAAAAAGTAAAGACCAAGTCCAAAAAGAAGAAGCGCAAGAAAAAGAAGAAGTCAAGAAGACGCAGAAAACGCAACGAAGAAGTATTGATCAATGATTACGGGAAGAAAGTGAAAGAGGCCCGTGAATCAAAGCAGCTTTCTATCATGGAGCTTGCTGACGACCTGAATGAGAAGGAATCTCTTCTTAAGAAGATCGAGCAGCAGGAGCTGAAACCTGAGAAAAGCCTGGCCCAGAAACTGGAGAAAAAATTCAACCTTGAGCTGTACACTATTCCAGAGGCCTGGGATCAGGAAACAGACTCCGGAGACAGTAGATCAGCTACTCTTGGCGACGTCGCAGAAGTCAAGGAAGACTAG
- a CDS encoding metal-dependent hydrolase, protein MGDFREHVLFGFLAAAIVSYFLKDMLVLTPVETMVSSIAIVVGSVLPDIDHKNAYVHRAAKAFFSIGLAILGVVYLPLPLHHRFAIAAAIFLLSYVGFSSIKMKHRGFTHSFTFLALVSSGVVVGSVYSFASPLPGVAMALGIFSHLTLDQEFKIT, encoded by the coding sequence ATGGGAGACTTCAGAGAACACGTACTGTTCGGCTTTCTGGCCGCTGCAATAGTAAGCTACTTTTTGAAAGATATGCTAGTTTTAACCCCTGTAGAAACAATGGTGTCGTCAATAGCAATTGTAGTAGGCTCAGTACTGCCAGATATAGACCATAAAAATGCCTACGTGCATAGGGCTGCCAAGGCATTCTTTAGCATAGGCCTTGCAATACTTGGGGTAGTTTACCTACCTCTTCCGCTGCACCACCGATTTGCAATAGCAGCAGCAATATTTTTGCTGTCCTACGTCGGTTTCTCATCAATAAAAATGAAGCACAGAGGATTCACCCACTCCTTCACATTCCTAGCGCTGGTCAGCTCGGGAGTAGTAGTGGGAAGTGTCTACAGCTTTGCCTCACCGCTACCAGGAGTAGCAATGGCCTTGGGAATATTCTCTCACCTGACGCTTGACCAGGAGTTCAAAATTACCTAG
- a CDS encoding thymidine kinase produces MSSTEVSTEGHIEVITGSMFSGKTEELIRRLNRAEIAGQEVEVFKPEVDDRYGEEEIGSHNGRKWMAQVVDASEGLEEMKDVEADVVAVDEANFFQKDLVNVCQQLANSGKRVIVLGIDQNFRGEPFEPVPQLMASAEYVEKLRAICTQCGKPATRNQRLIDGEPAHVDDPTVMVGAEESYEARCRHCHKVRK; encoded by the coding sequence ATGAGTTCTACAGAGGTATCTACCGAAGGCCATATCGAAGTAATAACTGGTTCAATGTTCTCGGGAAAAACAGAGGAGCTGATCAGAAGACTTAACAGGGCAGAAATAGCGGGCCAGGAAGTAGAGGTATTCAAACCGGAGGTCGACGACAGATACGGAGAGGAAGAAATAGGTTCGCACAACGGCCGCAAATGGATGGCACAGGTAGTAGATGCATCAGAAGGCCTGGAGGAAATGAAAGATGTAGAGGCTGATGTAGTCGCGGTAGATGAGGCCAACTTCTTCCAGAAAGACCTAGTTAACGTATGCCAGCAACTTGCAAACAGTGGAAAAAGAGTGATTGTGTTGGGAATAGATCAGAACTTCAGAGGAGAACCTTTCGAACCTGTACCACAGCTAATGGCCTCTGCAGAATACGTTGAAAAACTCAGAGCTATCTGCACGCAGTGCGGCAAACCTGCGACAAGAAACCAGCGACTTATCGACGGAGAACCGGCCCATGTCGATGATCCAACGGTTATGGTCGGTGCAGAGGAAAGCTACGAGGCCCGCTGCCGGCACTGCCACAAAGTCAGGAAATGA
- a CDS encoding PRC-barrel domain-containing protein, with product MSENIIDFSDVESKDVFTKKGSYCGKVKDVELNLGKFAVRAVVVAAEPGSYLAQKVGGSKNVVIPYNMVQSIDDIIIISDFQTSDVGDSEE from the coding sequence ATGTCAGAGAATATCATCGATTTTTCGGATGTCGAGAGCAAGGACGTCTTCACGAAAAAAGGATCTTACTGTGGAAAAGTTAAAGATGTAGAACTTAATCTCGGCAAGTTTGCCGTTAGAGCAGTTGTAGTTGCAGCTGAACCAGGTTCTTACCTAGCTCAAAAGGTTGGCGGCTCCAAGAACGTTGTAATTCCATATAACATGGTCCAGTCTATTGACGACATCATTATTATCAGCGATTTCCAGACAAGTGACGTAGGAGACAGCGAAGAGTAA
- a CDS encoding helix-turn-helix domain-containing protein, with product MEFFDLEGKEDEDIIFDIFDLNSLQKQIFDELKNKQLTVQELAAEVDRNRSTVQRALQDMLNKDIIMREGKTDKTVYYVYTTLPFEELKNIAKQALDSWHNKVKSKLQ from the coding sequence ATGGAGTTCTTTGATTTGGAGGGGAAGGAGGACGAAGATATAATCTTCGACATATTCGACCTTAACTCGCTACAGAAGCAGATATTCGACGAACTAAAGAATAAACAACTAACAGTACAGGAACTGGCCGCAGAAGTCGACAGAAACAGGTCAACAGTTCAAAGAGCCCTACAAGACATGTTAAACAAAGATATCATCATGAGAGAAGGAAAAACCGACAAAACAGTATACTACGTATACACCACACTACCCTTCGAAGAACTCAAAAACATCGCAAAACAGGCCCTCGACTCCTGGCACAACAAAGTAAAGTCCAAACTTCAGTAA
- a CDS encoding MoaD/ThiS family protein, translating into MRITLVRDDLEEEVERQVEVDRDISVQQFLKDEDIPVEEVLVSKNGTIISSRHELEDGDTIRVFDVIAGG; encoded by the coding sequence ATCAGGATCACACTCGTAAGGGATGATCTGGAAGAGGAAGTCGAGAGACAGGTAGAAGTCGATAGAGATATCTCTGTTCAGCAATTCCTGAAAGATGAGGACATACCTGTTGAAGAAGTTCTCGTATCGAAGAACGGGACTATAATCTCAAGCAGACACGAACTTGAAGACGGAGATACGATCAGAGTATTCGATGTAATCGCCGGCGGCTGA
- a CDS encoding MazG nucleotide pyrophosphohydrolase domain-containing protein has protein sequence MSLRQQQNRVSEFLEENDMQAPPEFRIMDFISEAGEIVKDAVKTAEYGGAREKLDVKEDEIGDVLFSILAVADSLDIDAEKAFERAMEKYERRIDEKGDAGSGSHS, from the coding sequence ATGTCTCTCCGCCAACAACAAAACAGAGTATCAGAATTTCTTGAAGAAAACGACATGCAGGCCCCACCAGAGTTCAGAATAATGGATTTCATATCAGAGGCCGGAGAAATAGTGAAGGACGCGGTAAAAACCGCTGAATACGGAGGGGCCCGAGAAAAACTGGATGTTAAAGAGGATGAGATAGGTGACGTGCTTTTCTCAATCCTGGCAGTAGCAGACTCGCTGGATATAGATGCGGAGAAGGCCTTCGAGAGGGCAATGGAAAAATACGAGAGAAGAATAGATGAGAAAGGTGATGCAGGATCAGGATCACACTCGTAA
- a CDS encoding DNA-3-methyladenine glycosylase family protein, protein MQKFSIPAEDFDLEQTMTCGQTFCWHRVNGKLYEEASEDQESSESEKNSRFYTFRNKKPIIVEEKDNEIIVETELPREEVEEALGIHHDLEDIFQTFPENQKLSEAKEYLWGLRIVQDEFFPCLISYLLSPQMRIPRIKKMHNEIARKYGETREINGKELLRFPTREELSQASEEELRELGTGYRAKYIVETLKILEEESFEAEEVGEMEYVEAREEMKKLYGVGDKVADCVLLFSLGFYEAYPIDTWADKALKSHFEDLYADKYDQLSENMREHFGEYSGYAQEYIFHAARKGHIEVE, encoded by the coding sequence ATGCAAAAATTCTCGATACCGGCGGAAGACTTCGACCTGGAACAGACAATGACCTGTGGCCAGACATTCTGCTGGCATCGAGTAAACGGCAAACTCTACGAAGAAGCATCCGAAGACCAAGAATCTTCTGAATCCGAAAAGAATTCCCGGTTCTACACATTCAGAAACAAGAAACCGATAATAGTAGAGGAAAAAGACAACGAAATAATTGTAGAAACAGAACTGCCAAGAGAAGAAGTAGAAGAGGCCCTCGGAATACATCACGATCTGGAAGACATCTTCCAGACATTTCCGGAAAATCAGAAACTTTCAGAGGCAAAAGAATATCTCTGGGGCCTCAGAATTGTACAGGACGAATTCTTCCCATGTCTTATCTCCTATCTGCTTTCGCCACAGATGAGAATACCACGAATCAAGAAAATGCACAACGAAATCGCCAGAAAATACGGCGAAACAAGAGAAATCAATGGAAAAGAACTACTAAGATTCCCTACTAGGGAAGAACTTTCACAGGCCTCTGAAGAAGAACTCAGAGAACTGGGAACAGGTTACAGAGCAAAATACATAGTAGAAACTCTCAAAATTCTGGAGGAAGAAAGCTTTGAAGCTGAAGAAGTCGGAGAAATGGAGTACGTCGAGGCCCGCGAAGAAATGAAGAAACTGTACGGCGTAGGAGACAAAGTAGCGGACTGCGTACTTCTCTTCTCTCTAGGATTCTACGAGGCCTACCCAATCGATACGTGGGCAGATAAGGCCTTGAAAAGTCATTTTGAGGATCTCTACGCTGATAAATACGATCAACTATCTGAAAACATGAGAGAACACTTCGGCGAGTACTCTGGTTATGCCCAGGAATATATCTTTCACGCCGCAAGAAAAGGACATATAGAGGTCGAATAA
- a CDS encoding GIY-YIG nuclease family protein codes for MKGVYMLFIELEKDREIEVGALGQIKFSKGHYAYIGSAQNSVEKRLQRHFSSDKKLHWHIDYLTEKASTYDYFILPETSEYEQIMASIMEKIAEPVPEFGASDSSKNSHLFKIPKSLTHSAKEK; via the coding sequence ATGAAAGGAGTCTACATGCTTTTCATAGAGTTAGAAAAAGACAGAGAAATCGAAGTAGGAGCTCTAGGCCAAATAAAATTCTCCAAAGGCCACTATGCATACATCGGATCAGCACAGAACTCAGTCGAAAAAAGACTGCAAAGACACTTCTCCAGCGACAAAAAACTACACTGGCACATAGACTACCTCACAGAAAAGGCCTCAACCTACGACTACTTCATACTGCCGGAAACCTCGGAATACGAACAAATCATGGCCTCCATCATGGAGAAAATAGCAGAACCGGTACCGGAATTCGGGGCCTCCGACTCCAGTAAAAACTCACATCTGTTCAAAATACCGAAGAGCTTAACACATTCAGCAAAGGAGAAATAA
- a CDS encoding lamin tail domain-containing protein, translating into MGLKRDSIITALLITLVISIPAAAETVQISSQSNKFFQINEEGKFGSTFGLEFSNATRNSEMKTTDYTIQKTESPEKQVTKYRTPRATLKITLSNASMRKERITTPYGTLTTGVRKGRRFEKFEGLNRTKVEKIRADIKEKIHNKVKELEKRETKAIRSELPELEFDIVEGEQEYVNITNKAEKAVDLSGWRLHSASPSYSDSYNIKEVKIEPGQTYSFYTGEGPMNVDAVYETGMTLYSDSGKLTVYTDEGLKYAEITYS; encoded by the coding sequence GTGGGCCTCAAAAGAGACTCTATAATCACAGCACTACTTATCACGCTTGTAATATCTATTCCGGCAGCTGCAGAAACAGTCCAAATAAGCTCTCAATCAAATAAATTCTTCCAAATAAATGAAGAAGGAAAATTCGGATCCACGTTCGGCCTGGAATTCTCCAACGCAACAAGAAACTCGGAGATGAAAACAACAGATTACACGATACAGAAAACAGAAAGCCCGGAGAAACAGGTAACGAAGTACAGAACGCCGCGAGCCACTCTCAAAATCACTTTATCCAACGCATCCATGAGAAAAGAAAGAATAACAACACCCTACGGAACACTAACAACAGGAGTAAGAAAAGGAAGAAGATTCGAAAAATTTGAAGGCCTCAACAGAACAAAAGTAGAAAAAATCAGGGCCGACATCAAAGAAAAAATACATAACAAAGTAAAAGAGCTAGAAAAACGCGAGACAAAGGCCATAAGATCAGAACTACCAGAACTAGAATTCGATATAGTCGAAGGCGAACAGGAATACGTAAACATAACCAACAAGGCCGAGAAAGCAGTAGATCTTTCAGGCTGGCGACTACACAGTGCATCACCAAGCTACAGCGATAGCTACAACATAAAAGAAGTGAAAATAGAGCCAGGTCAGACCTACAGCTTCTACACGGGAGAAGGCCCTATGAATGTCGACGCGGTATACGAAACAGGCATGACACTGTACAGCGACTCAGGAAAACTAACAGTCTACACAGATGAAGGCCTGAAATACGCGGAGATAACCTACAGCTAA